One Choloepus didactylus isolate mChoDid1 chromosome 8, mChoDid1.pri, whole genome shotgun sequence DNA window includes the following coding sequences:
- the KCNH3 gene encoding potassium voltage-gated channel subfamily H member 3 isoform X3 — MQRGCACSFLYGPDTSELVRQQICKALDEHKEFKAELILYRKSGLPFWCLLDVIPIKNEKGEVALFLVSHKDISDTKNRGGPDSWKETGGGRRRYGRAGAKGFNANRRRSRAVLYHLSGHLQKQPKGKHKLNKGVFGEKPNLPEYKVAAIRKSPFILLHCGALRATWDGFILLATLYVAVTVPYSVCVSTAREPSAARGPPSVCDLAVEVLFILDIVLNFRTTFVSKSGQVVFAPKSICLHYVTTWFLLDVIAALPFDLLHAFKVNVYFGAHLLKTVRLLRLLRLLPRLDRYSQYSAVVLTLLMAVFALLAHWVACVWFYIGQREIESSESELPEIGWLQELARRLETPYYLVGQSPDVGNSSGQSDNCSSGSGSNKANGTGLELLGGPSLRSAYITSLYFALSSLTSVGFGNVSANTDTEKIFSICTMLIGALMHAVVFGNVTAIIQRMYARRFLYHSRTRDLRDYIRIHRIPKPLKQRMLEYFQATWAVNNGIDTTELLQSLPDELRADIAMHLHKEVLQLPLFEAASRGCLRALSLALRPAFCTPGEYLIHQGDALQALYFVCSGSMEVLKGGTVLAILGKGDLIGCELPRREQVVKANADVKGLTYCALQCLQLAGLHESLALYPEFAPRFSRGLRGELSYNLGAGGGSAEADTSSLSGDNTLMSTLEEKETDGEPGPGSSPAPADEPSSPLLSPGCTSSSSAAKLLSPRQAAPRPRLGGRGRPGRAGSSLAEAGPSAHPRSLEGLRLPPMPWNVPPDLSPRVVDGIEDGCGSDQPKFSFRVGQSGLECSSSPSPGPENGLLTVPLGPSEARNTDTLDKLRQAVMELSEQVLQMREGLQSLRQAVQLVLAPHAEGPYPTSASGLLQPLCVDTGASSYCLQPPAGSVLSGTWPHPRPGPSPLIVPWPWGPPASQSSPWPRATAFWTSASDSEHPGSGELCPEPSTPASPPPSEEGARTGPSEPMSQAEATSTGEPPPGSGGLALPWDPHSLEMVLIGCHGSGTVQWTQEEGTGV, encoded by the exons ATGCAGCGAGGCTGTGCCTGTTCCTTCCTCTATGGGCCCGACACCAGTGAGCTCGTCCGCCAACAGATCTGCAAGGCCCTGGACGAGCACAAGGAATTCAAGGCTGAGCTGATACTATACCGGAAGAGTG GGCTCCCATTCTGGTGTCTCCTGGATGTGATACCCATAAAGAATGAGAAAGGGGAGGTGGCCCTCTTCCTGGTCTCTCACAAGGACATCAGTGACACCAAGAACCGAGGGGGTCCTGACAGCTGGAAGGAGACAG GCGGTGGCCGGCGCCGATATGGCCGGGCAGGAGCCAAAGGCTTTAATGCCAACCGGCGGCGGAGCCGGGCTGTGCTCTACCACCTGTCAGGGCACCTGCAGAAGCAGCCCAAGGGCAAGCATAAGCTCAACAag GGTGTATTTGGGGAGAAGCCAAACCTGCCGGAGTACAAAGTAGCCGCCATCCGGAAGTCACCCTTCATCCTGCTGCACTGCGGGGCACTGCGGGCCACCTGGGATGGCTTCATCCTGCTCGCCACACTCTACGTGGCTGTCACCGTGCCCTACAGCGTGTGTGTGAGCACAGCCCGGGAGCCCAGTGCAGCCCGCGGGCCCCCCAGTGTCTGCGACCTGGCCGTGGAGGTCCTCTTCATCCTTG ACATCGTCCTGAATTTCCGCACCACATTCGTGTCCAAGTCGGGGCAGGTCGTGTTTGCCCCCAAGTCCATCTGTCTCCACTACGTCACCACCTGGTTCCTGCTGGACGTCATCGCGGCACTGCCCTTTGACCTGCTCCACGCCTTCAAGGTCAACGTG TACTTCGGGGCTCACCTGCTGAAGACCGTCCGGCTGCTGCGCCTGCTGCGCCTGCTGCCGCGGCTGGACCGGTACTCACAGTACAGCGCCGTGGTGCTGACCCTGCTCATGGCCGTGTTTGCCCTGCTCGCCCACTGGGTGGCCTGCGTCTGGTTCTACATCGGCCAGCGGGAGATCGAGAGCAGCGAATCCGAGCTGCCCGAGATTG GCTGGCTGCAGGAGCTGGCCCGCCGACTGGAGACCCCGTACTACCTGGTGGGCCAGAGCCCGGATGTAGGGAACAGCTCTGGCCAGAGCGACAACTGTAGCAGCGGCAGCGGCAGCAACAAGGCCAACGGGACGGGGCTGGAGCTCCTGGGCGGCCCGTCCCTCCGCAGCGCCTACATCACCTCCCTCTACTTCGCACTCAGCAGCCTCACCAGCGTGGGCTTCGGCAACGTGTCCGCCAACACAGACACGGAGAAGATCTTCTCCATCTGCACCATGCTCATCGGCG CCCTGATGCACGCGGTGGTGTTTGGGAACGTGACGGCCATCATCCAGCGCATGTACGCCCGCCGCTTTCTGTACCACAGCCGCACGCGTGACCTGCGAGACTACATCCGCATCCATCGCATCCCCAAGCCCCTCAAGCAGCGCATGCTCGAGTACTTCCAGGCCACCTGGGCCGTGAACAATGGCATCGACACCACTGAG CTGCTGCAGAGCCTCCCGGACGAGCTTCGCGCAGACATTGCCATGCACCTGCACAAGGAGGTCCTGCAGCTGCCCCTGTTTGAGGCGGCCAGCCGCGGCTGCCTGAGGGCACTGTCCCTGGCCCTGCGGCCCGCCTTCTGCACGCCCGGCGAGTACCTCATCCATCAAGGCGACGCCctccaggccctctactttgtcTGCTCCGGCTCCATGGAGGTGCTCAAGGGCGGCACTGTGCTTGCCATCCTAG GGAAGGGCGATCTGATCGGCTGTGAGCTGCCCCGGCGGGAGCAGGTGGTGAAGGCCAATGCAGACGTGAAGGGGCTGACCTACTGCGCCCTGCAGTGTCTGCAGCTGGCTGGGCTGCATGAGAGCCTCGCTCTGTACCCCGAGTTTGCCCCACGCTTCAGCCGTGGCCTCCGAGGGGAGCTCAGCTACAACCTGGGTGCTGGGGGAGGCTCTGCGGAG GCAGACACCAGCTCCCTGAGCGGTGACAACACCCTCATGTCCACGCTGGAGGAGAAGGAGACGGATGGGGAGCCGGGCCCTGggtcctccccagccccagctgaTGAACCCTCCAGCCCCCTGCTGTCCCCTGGCTGCACCTCCTCATCCTCGGCTGCCAAGCTGCTATCCCCACGTCAAGCTGCACCCCGGCCCCGTCTAGGCGGCAGAGGGCGGCCAGGCAGGGCGGGTTCGTCGCTGGCTGAGGCAGGGCCTTCTGCTCACCCACGGAGCCTGGAGGGACTGCGCCTACCCCCCATGCCATGGAATGTGCCCCCGGATCTGAGCCCCAG GGTAGTAGATGGCATCGAGGACGGCTGTGGCTCCGACCAGCCCAAGTTCTCTTTCCGTGTGGGGCAGTCTGGCCTGGAATGTAGCAGCAGCCCCTCCCCTGGACCAG AGAATGGCCTGCTCACTGTCCCCCTTGGGCCCAGCGAGGCAAGGAACACAGACACACTGGACAAGCTTCGGCAGGCG GTGATGGAGCTGTCGGAGCAGGTGCTGCAGATGCGGGAGGGCCTGCAGTCGCTTCGGCAGGCTGTGCAGCTCGTCCTGGCACCCCACGCGGAGGGGCCGTACCCCACCAGCGCCTCTGGGCTCCTGCAGCCTCTGTGTGTGGACACTGGAGCATCCTCCTACTGCCTACAGCCCCCAGCTGGCTCTGTCTTGAGCGGGACCTGGCCTCACCCTCGCCCGGGACCCTCTCCCCTCATAGTACCCTGGCCCTGGGGCCCCCCAGCCTCTCAGAGCTCCCCCTGGCCTCGAGCCACGGCATTCTGGACCTCTGCCTCAGACTCAGAGCACCCTGGCTCAGGAGAACTCTGCCCTGAACCCAGCACCCCTGCCTCACCTCCCCCTTCCGAGGAAGGGGCTAGGACTGGGCCCTCAGAGCCCATGAGCCAGGCTGAGGCTACCAGCACTGGAGAGCCCCCACCAGGGTCCGGGGGCCTGGCCTTGCCCTGGGACCCCCATAGCCTGGAGATGGTGCTTATTGGCTGCCACGGCTCTGGCACAGTCCAGTGGACGCAGGAAGAAGGCACGGGGGTCTGA
- the KCNH3 gene encoding potassium voltage-gated channel subfamily H member 3 isoform X2, which translates to MPAMRGLLAPQNTFLDTIATRFDGTHSNFVLGNAQVAGVFPVVYCSDGFCDLTGFSRAEVMQRGCACSFLYGPDTSELVRQQICKALDEHKEFKAELILYRKSGLPFWCLLDVIPIKNEKGEVALFLVSHKDISDTKNRGGPDSWKETGGGRRRYGRAGAKGFNANRRRSRAVLYHLSGHLQKQPKGKHKLNKGVFGEKPNLPEYKVAAIRKSPFILLHCGALRATWDGFILLATLYVAVTVPYSVCVSTAREPSAARGPPSVCDLAVEVLFILDIVLNFRTTFVSKSGQVVFAPKSICLHYVTTWFLLDVIAALPFDLLHAFKVNVTVRLLRLLRLLPRLDRYSQYSAVVLTLLMAVFALLAHWVACVWFYIGQREIESSESELPEIGWLQELARRLETPYYLVGQSPDVGNSSGQSDNCSSGSGSNKANGTGLELLGGPSLRSAYITSLYFALSSLTSVGFGNVSANTDTEKIFSICTMLIGALMHAVVFGNVTAIIQRMYARRFLYHSRTRDLRDYIRIHRIPKPLKQRMLEYFQATWAVNNGIDTTELLQSLPDELRADIAMHLHKEVLQLPLFEAASRGCLRALSLALRPAFCTPGEYLIHQGDALQALYFVCSGSMEVLKGGTVLAILGKGDLIGCELPRREQVVKANADVKGLTYCALQCLQLAGLHESLALYPEFAPRFSRGLRGELSYNLGAGGGSAEADTSSLSGDNTLMSTLEEKETDGEPGPGSSPAPADEPSSPLLSPGCTSSSSAAKLLSPRQAAPRPRLGGRGRPGRAGSSLAEAGPSAHPRSLEGLRLPPMPWNVPPDLSPRVVDGIEDGCGSDQPKFSFRVGQSGLECSSSPSPGPENGLLTVPLGPSEARNTDTLDKLRQAVMELSEQVLQMREGLQSLRQAVQLVLAPHAEGPYPTSASGLLQPLCVDTGASSYCLQPPAGSVLSGTWPHPRPGPSPLIVPWPWGPPASQSSPWPRATAFWTSASDSEHPGSGELCPEPSTPASPPPSEEGARTGPSEPMSQAEATSTGEPPPGSGGLALPWDPHSLEMVLIGCHGSGTVQWTQEEGTGV; encoded by the exons ATGCCGGCCATGCGGGGGCTCCTGGCTCCGCAGAACacctttctggacaccatcgctACGCGCTTCGACGGCACGC ACAGTAACTTCGTGCTGGGCAATGCCCAGGTGGCAGGGGTGTTCCCCGTGGTCTACTGCTCTGATGGCTTCTGTGATCTCACGGGTTTCTCCCGGGCTGAGGTCATGCAGCGAGGCTGTGCCTGTTCCTTCCTCTATGGGCCCGACACCAGTGAGCTCGTCCGCCAACAGATCTGCAAGGCCCTGGACGAGCACAAGGAATTCAAGGCTGAGCTGATACTATACCGGAAGAGTG GGCTCCCATTCTGGTGTCTCCTGGATGTGATACCCATAAAGAATGAGAAAGGGGAGGTGGCCCTCTTCCTGGTCTCTCACAAGGACATCAGTGACACCAAGAACCGAGGGGGTCCTGACAGCTGGAAGGAGACAG GCGGTGGCCGGCGCCGATATGGCCGGGCAGGAGCCAAAGGCTTTAATGCCAACCGGCGGCGGAGCCGGGCTGTGCTCTACCACCTGTCAGGGCACCTGCAGAAGCAGCCCAAGGGCAAGCATAAGCTCAACAag GGTGTATTTGGGGAGAAGCCAAACCTGCCGGAGTACAAAGTAGCCGCCATCCGGAAGTCACCCTTCATCCTGCTGCACTGCGGGGCACTGCGGGCCACCTGGGATGGCTTCATCCTGCTCGCCACACTCTACGTGGCTGTCACCGTGCCCTACAGCGTGTGTGTGAGCACAGCCCGGGAGCCCAGTGCAGCCCGCGGGCCCCCCAGTGTCTGCGACCTGGCCGTGGAGGTCCTCTTCATCCTTG ACATCGTCCTGAATTTCCGCACCACATTCGTGTCCAAGTCGGGGCAGGTCGTGTTTGCCCCCAAGTCCATCTGTCTCCACTACGTCACCACCTGGTTCCTGCTGGACGTCATCGCGGCACTGCCCTTTGACCTGCTCCACGCCTTCAAGGTCAACGTG ACCGTCCGGCTGCTGCGCCTGCTGCGCCTGCTGCCGCGGCTGGACCGGTACTCACAGTACAGCGCCGTGGTGCTGACCCTGCTCATGGCCGTGTTTGCCCTGCTCGCCCACTGGGTGGCCTGCGTCTGGTTCTACATCGGCCAGCGGGAGATCGAGAGCAGCGAATCCGAGCTGCCCGAGATTG GCTGGCTGCAGGAGCTGGCCCGCCGACTGGAGACCCCGTACTACCTGGTGGGCCAGAGCCCGGATGTAGGGAACAGCTCTGGCCAGAGCGACAACTGTAGCAGCGGCAGCGGCAGCAACAAGGCCAACGGGACGGGGCTGGAGCTCCTGGGCGGCCCGTCCCTCCGCAGCGCCTACATCACCTCCCTCTACTTCGCACTCAGCAGCCTCACCAGCGTGGGCTTCGGCAACGTGTCCGCCAACACAGACACGGAGAAGATCTTCTCCATCTGCACCATGCTCATCGGCG CCCTGATGCACGCGGTGGTGTTTGGGAACGTGACGGCCATCATCCAGCGCATGTACGCCCGCCGCTTTCTGTACCACAGCCGCACGCGTGACCTGCGAGACTACATCCGCATCCATCGCATCCCCAAGCCCCTCAAGCAGCGCATGCTCGAGTACTTCCAGGCCACCTGGGCCGTGAACAATGGCATCGACACCACTGAG CTGCTGCAGAGCCTCCCGGACGAGCTTCGCGCAGACATTGCCATGCACCTGCACAAGGAGGTCCTGCAGCTGCCCCTGTTTGAGGCGGCCAGCCGCGGCTGCCTGAGGGCACTGTCCCTGGCCCTGCGGCCCGCCTTCTGCACGCCCGGCGAGTACCTCATCCATCAAGGCGACGCCctccaggccctctactttgtcTGCTCCGGCTCCATGGAGGTGCTCAAGGGCGGCACTGTGCTTGCCATCCTAG GGAAGGGCGATCTGATCGGCTGTGAGCTGCCCCGGCGGGAGCAGGTGGTGAAGGCCAATGCAGACGTGAAGGGGCTGACCTACTGCGCCCTGCAGTGTCTGCAGCTGGCTGGGCTGCATGAGAGCCTCGCTCTGTACCCCGAGTTTGCCCCACGCTTCAGCCGTGGCCTCCGAGGGGAGCTCAGCTACAACCTGGGTGCTGGGGGAGGCTCTGCGGAG GCAGACACCAGCTCCCTGAGCGGTGACAACACCCTCATGTCCACGCTGGAGGAGAAGGAGACGGATGGGGAGCCGGGCCCTGggtcctccccagccccagctgaTGAACCCTCCAGCCCCCTGCTGTCCCCTGGCTGCACCTCCTCATCCTCGGCTGCCAAGCTGCTATCCCCACGTCAAGCTGCACCCCGGCCCCGTCTAGGCGGCAGAGGGCGGCCAGGCAGGGCGGGTTCGTCGCTGGCTGAGGCAGGGCCTTCTGCTCACCCACGGAGCCTGGAGGGACTGCGCCTACCCCCCATGCCATGGAATGTGCCCCCGGATCTGAGCCCCAG GGTAGTAGATGGCATCGAGGACGGCTGTGGCTCCGACCAGCCCAAGTTCTCTTTCCGTGTGGGGCAGTCTGGCCTGGAATGTAGCAGCAGCCCCTCCCCTGGACCAG AGAATGGCCTGCTCACTGTCCCCCTTGGGCCCAGCGAGGCAAGGAACACAGACACACTGGACAAGCTTCGGCAGGCG GTGATGGAGCTGTCGGAGCAGGTGCTGCAGATGCGGGAGGGCCTGCAGTCGCTTCGGCAGGCTGTGCAGCTCGTCCTGGCACCCCACGCGGAGGGGCCGTACCCCACCAGCGCCTCTGGGCTCCTGCAGCCTCTGTGTGTGGACACTGGAGCATCCTCCTACTGCCTACAGCCCCCAGCTGGCTCTGTCTTGAGCGGGACCTGGCCTCACCCTCGCCCGGGACCCTCTCCCCTCATAGTACCCTGGCCCTGGGGCCCCCCAGCCTCTCAGAGCTCCCCCTGGCCTCGAGCCACGGCATTCTGGACCTCTGCCTCAGACTCAGAGCACCCTGGCTCAGGAGAACTCTGCCCTGAACCCAGCACCCCTGCCTCACCTCCCCCTTCCGAGGAAGGGGCTAGGACTGGGCCCTCAGAGCCCATGAGCCAGGCTGAGGCTACCAGCACTGGAGAGCCCCCACCAGGGTCCGGGGGCCTGGCCTTGCCCTGGGACCCCCATAGCCTGGAGATGGTGCTTATTGGCTGCCACGGCTCTGGCACAGTCCAGTGGACGCAGGAAGAAGGCACGGGGGTCTGA
- the KCNH3 gene encoding potassium voltage-gated channel subfamily H member 3 isoform X1, producing MPAMRGLLAPQNTFLDTIATRFDGTHSNFVLGNAQVAGVFPVVYCSDGFCDLTGFSRAEVMQRGCACSFLYGPDTSELVRQQICKALDEHKEFKAELILYRKSGLPFWCLLDVIPIKNEKGEVALFLVSHKDISDTKNRGGPDSWKETGGGRRRYGRAGAKGFNANRRRSRAVLYHLSGHLQKQPKGKHKLNKGVFGEKPNLPEYKVAAIRKSPFILLHCGALRATWDGFILLATLYVAVTVPYSVCVSTAREPSAARGPPSVCDLAVEVLFILDIVLNFRTTFVSKSGQVVFAPKSICLHYVTTWFLLDVIAALPFDLLHAFKVNVYFGAHLLKTVRLLRLLRLLPRLDRYSQYSAVVLTLLMAVFALLAHWVACVWFYIGQREIESSESELPEIGWLQELARRLETPYYLVGQSPDVGNSSGQSDNCSSGSGSNKANGTGLELLGGPSLRSAYITSLYFALSSLTSVGFGNVSANTDTEKIFSICTMLIGALMHAVVFGNVTAIIQRMYARRFLYHSRTRDLRDYIRIHRIPKPLKQRMLEYFQATWAVNNGIDTTELLQSLPDELRADIAMHLHKEVLQLPLFEAASRGCLRALSLALRPAFCTPGEYLIHQGDALQALYFVCSGSMEVLKGGTVLAILGKGDLIGCELPRREQVVKANADVKGLTYCALQCLQLAGLHESLALYPEFAPRFSRGLRGELSYNLGAGGGSAEADTSSLSGDNTLMSTLEEKETDGEPGPGSSPAPADEPSSPLLSPGCTSSSSAAKLLSPRQAAPRPRLGGRGRPGRAGSSLAEAGPSAHPRSLEGLRLPPMPWNVPPDLSPRVVDGIEDGCGSDQPKFSFRVGQSGLECSSSPSPGPENGLLTVPLGPSEARNTDTLDKLRQAVMELSEQVLQMREGLQSLRQAVQLVLAPHAEGPYPTSASGLLQPLCVDTGASSYCLQPPAGSVLSGTWPHPRPGPSPLIVPWPWGPPASQSSPWPRATAFWTSASDSEHPGSGELCPEPSTPASPPPSEEGARTGPSEPMSQAEATSTGEPPPGSGGLALPWDPHSLEMVLIGCHGSGTVQWTQEEGTGV from the exons ATGCCGGCCATGCGGGGGCTCCTGGCTCCGCAGAACacctttctggacaccatcgctACGCGCTTCGACGGCACGC ACAGTAACTTCGTGCTGGGCAATGCCCAGGTGGCAGGGGTGTTCCCCGTGGTCTACTGCTCTGATGGCTTCTGTGATCTCACGGGTTTCTCCCGGGCTGAGGTCATGCAGCGAGGCTGTGCCTGTTCCTTCCTCTATGGGCCCGACACCAGTGAGCTCGTCCGCCAACAGATCTGCAAGGCCCTGGACGAGCACAAGGAATTCAAGGCTGAGCTGATACTATACCGGAAGAGTG GGCTCCCATTCTGGTGTCTCCTGGATGTGATACCCATAAAGAATGAGAAAGGGGAGGTGGCCCTCTTCCTGGTCTCTCACAAGGACATCAGTGACACCAAGAACCGAGGGGGTCCTGACAGCTGGAAGGAGACAG GCGGTGGCCGGCGCCGATATGGCCGGGCAGGAGCCAAAGGCTTTAATGCCAACCGGCGGCGGAGCCGGGCTGTGCTCTACCACCTGTCAGGGCACCTGCAGAAGCAGCCCAAGGGCAAGCATAAGCTCAACAag GGTGTATTTGGGGAGAAGCCAAACCTGCCGGAGTACAAAGTAGCCGCCATCCGGAAGTCACCCTTCATCCTGCTGCACTGCGGGGCACTGCGGGCCACCTGGGATGGCTTCATCCTGCTCGCCACACTCTACGTGGCTGTCACCGTGCCCTACAGCGTGTGTGTGAGCACAGCCCGGGAGCCCAGTGCAGCCCGCGGGCCCCCCAGTGTCTGCGACCTGGCCGTGGAGGTCCTCTTCATCCTTG ACATCGTCCTGAATTTCCGCACCACATTCGTGTCCAAGTCGGGGCAGGTCGTGTTTGCCCCCAAGTCCATCTGTCTCCACTACGTCACCACCTGGTTCCTGCTGGACGTCATCGCGGCACTGCCCTTTGACCTGCTCCACGCCTTCAAGGTCAACGTG TACTTCGGGGCTCACCTGCTGAAGACCGTCCGGCTGCTGCGCCTGCTGCGCCTGCTGCCGCGGCTGGACCGGTACTCACAGTACAGCGCCGTGGTGCTGACCCTGCTCATGGCCGTGTTTGCCCTGCTCGCCCACTGGGTGGCCTGCGTCTGGTTCTACATCGGCCAGCGGGAGATCGAGAGCAGCGAATCCGAGCTGCCCGAGATTG GCTGGCTGCAGGAGCTGGCCCGCCGACTGGAGACCCCGTACTACCTGGTGGGCCAGAGCCCGGATGTAGGGAACAGCTCTGGCCAGAGCGACAACTGTAGCAGCGGCAGCGGCAGCAACAAGGCCAACGGGACGGGGCTGGAGCTCCTGGGCGGCCCGTCCCTCCGCAGCGCCTACATCACCTCCCTCTACTTCGCACTCAGCAGCCTCACCAGCGTGGGCTTCGGCAACGTGTCCGCCAACACAGACACGGAGAAGATCTTCTCCATCTGCACCATGCTCATCGGCG CCCTGATGCACGCGGTGGTGTTTGGGAACGTGACGGCCATCATCCAGCGCATGTACGCCCGCCGCTTTCTGTACCACAGCCGCACGCGTGACCTGCGAGACTACATCCGCATCCATCGCATCCCCAAGCCCCTCAAGCAGCGCATGCTCGAGTACTTCCAGGCCACCTGGGCCGTGAACAATGGCATCGACACCACTGAG CTGCTGCAGAGCCTCCCGGACGAGCTTCGCGCAGACATTGCCATGCACCTGCACAAGGAGGTCCTGCAGCTGCCCCTGTTTGAGGCGGCCAGCCGCGGCTGCCTGAGGGCACTGTCCCTGGCCCTGCGGCCCGCCTTCTGCACGCCCGGCGAGTACCTCATCCATCAAGGCGACGCCctccaggccctctactttgtcTGCTCCGGCTCCATGGAGGTGCTCAAGGGCGGCACTGTGCTTGCCATCCTAG GGAAGGGCGATCTGATCGGCTGTGAGCTGCCCCGGCGGGAGCAGGTGGTGAAGGCCAATGCAGACGTGAAGGGGCTGACCTACTGCGCCCTGCAGTGTCTGCAGCTGGCTGGGCTGCATGAGAGCCTCGCTCTGTACCCCGAGTTTGCCCCACGCTTCAGCCGTGGCCTCCGAGGGGAGCTCAGCTACAACCTGGGTGCTGGGGGAGGCTCTGCGGAG GCAGACACCAGCTCCCTGAGCGGTGACAACACCCTCATGTCCACGCTGGAGGAGAAGGAGACGGATGGGGAGCCGGGCCCTGggtcctccccagccccagctgaTGAACCCTCCAGCCCCCTGCTGTCCCCTGGCTGCACCTCCTCATCCTCGGCTGCCAAGCTGCTATCCCCACGTCAAGCTGCACCCCGGCCCCGTCTAGGCGGCAGAGGGCGGCCAGGCAGGGCGGGTTCGTCGCTGGCTGAGGCAGGGCCTTCTGCTCACCCACGGAGCCTGGAGGGACTGCGCCTACCCCCCATGCCATGGAATGTGCCCCCGGATCTGAGCCCCAG GGTAGTAGATGGCATCGAGGACGGCTGTGGCTCCGACCAGCCCAAGTTCTCTTTCCGTGTGGGGCAGTCTGGCCTGGAATGTAGCAGCAGCCCCTCCCCTGGACCAG AGAATGGCCTGCTCACTGTCCCCCTTGGGCCCAGCGAGGCAAGGAACACAGACACACTGGACAAGCTTCGGCAGGCG GTGATGGAGCTGTCGGAGCAGGTGCTGCAGATGCGGGAGGGCCTGCAGTCGCTTCGGCAGGCTGTGCAGCTCGTCCTGGCACCCCACGCGGAGGGGCCGTACCCCACCAGCGCCTCTGGGCTCCTGCAGCCTCTGTGTGTGGACACTGGAGCATCCTCCTACTGCCTACAGCCCCCAGCTGGCTCTGTCTTGAGCGGGACCTGGCCTCACCCTCGCCCGGGACCCTCTCCCCTCATAGTACCCTGGCCCTGGGGCCCCCCAGCCTCTCAGAGCTCCCCCTGGCCTCGAGCCACGGCATTCTGGACCTCTGCCTCAGACTCAGAGCACCCTGGCTCAGGAGAACTCTGCCCTGAACCCAGCACCCCTGCCTCACCTCCCCCTTCCGAGGAAGGGGCTAGGACTGGGCCCTCAGAGCCCATGAGCCAGGCTGAGGCTACCAGCACTGGAGAGCCCCCACCAGGGTCCGGGGGCCTGGCCTTGCCCTGGGACCCCCATAGCCTGGAGATGGTGCTTATTGGCTGCCACGGCTCTGGCACAGTCCAGTGGACGCAGGAAGAAGGCACGGGGGTCTGA